A part of Cotesia glomerata isolate CgM1 linkage group LG4, MPM_Cglom_v2.3, whole genome shotgun sequence genomic DNA contains:
- the LOC123262502 gene encoding uncharacterized protein LOC123262502, translating into MLEFLEMAAVRRLEVRHRLDVAVMRQQYLDDALTQEEEVLLEHIRNAVELPAVHHAPLDAANPIDEIDYYAGKIIEEDEPEVVPWIHDASAGMVFADQLAVEGINKCYACLTNQARAVFCPCGHLCLCLECKFKAEISANREDNAARLICFICQVPSNFLMIIR; encoded by the exons ATGCTCGAATTTCTTGAAATGGCTGCAGTTCGACGTCTGGAAGTCCGCCATCGCTTAGACGTTGCCGTAATGAGACAGCAAT ACCTCGATGATGCTTTAACACAAGAAGAAGAAGTTTTATTGGAACACATCCGTAATGCTGTTGAATTACCAGCTGTACACCATGCACCATTAGATGCAGCTAATCCAATTGATGAAATCGATTattatg CTGGTAAAATCATTGAAGAAGATGAGCCGGAGGTTGTTCCGTGGATTCATGATGCGTCAGCAGGAATGGTATTTGCTGATCAGCTGGCAGTAGAAGGCATTAATAAATGCTATGCATGCTTGACAAATCAAGCAAGAGCAGTTTTTTGTCCGTGTGGGCATTTATGCTTATGTTTAGAATGCAAATTTAAGGCTGAAATATCTGCCAACAGAGAAGATAATGCAGCAcgattaatttgtttcatatGTCAAGTACCgagcaattttttaatgatcattcgatga
- the LOC123264052 gene encoding uncharacterized protein LOC123264052, with protein sequence MYNAIFRWIPLQVVPEVQENLQTIITDFEAAILKSVQTCMPWVHRRGCWFHFARAVTRKWNSLGLPGREAPEHRILNLTWALPLVPAARFEEALEEVVALIRPLEDGNDNFYLFRRYLQRFWLPLANIISVYNTPWRTNNIAEVCNMHLVSKVGPHPPLFKFLHRLIEIIKDDEKKLTRLLDGMDFGRNRRHRQYQMDIYIHSISKKH encoded by the exons ATGTATAACGCAATATTTCGGTGGATTCCACTTCAAGTAGTTCCTGAAGTCCAAGAAAACCTTCAAACAATTATAACAGACTTCGAAGCGGCTATTTTAAAATCCGTACAAACTTGCATGCCGTGGGTTCATCGGAGAGGTTGTTGGTTTCATTTTGCGCGg gCCGTCACACGAAAATGGAACTCTCTAGGACTTCCCGGTCGGGAGGCACCTGAACATCGgattttgaatttaacttGGGCGTTACCACTAGTCCCAGCAGCTAGATTTGAGGAAGCTTTGGAAGAGGTCGTAGCATTAATTCGACCTTTAGAAGAtggaaatgataatttttatttatttcgtcGATATCTTCAAAGATTTTGGTTGCCACTGGCAAATATTATTTCAGTTTATAATACACCGTGGCGAACTAATAATATTGCTGAAGTTTGCAATATGCATTTAGTGTCTAAAGTTGGGCCTCATCCAccgttatttaaatttttac atcGCCTGATTGAAATAATCAaagatgatgaaaaaaaattaactcgatTACTGGATGGAATGGATTTCGGTAGAAATAGGCGACATCGACAATATCAAATGGATATTTATATTCACAGTATATCCAAGAAGCATTAG